Proteins from a single region of Pelodiscus sinensis isolate JC-2024 unplaced genomic scaffold, ASM4963464v1 ctg90, whole genome shotgun sequence:
- the YIPF2 gene encoding protein YIPF2 isoform X3, whose product MAASDELQFHEFDEAADLLAMDPDATTTSLSGRQSQVAVNLGSSEEGELGEETDKTELLSGQKQQPGFWTFQYYQTFFDVDSHQVLARLKGSLLPLPGKNFVQHHLRNNPDLYGPFWICATLAFTLAASSNVASALERRSDPSFRYSPQFHKVPVAGAVVYCYAWLAPLALWGYLQWRKGLSGQVDSYSFLETACVYGYSLFAYIPASILWLLPAAWLQWLLLACAAALSGSVLVLAFWPLLRADSRVAALALLAAILALHVLLAVGCKLYFFQVPHSTAHPSPPQPKVPPPGPANTSGPLHQ is encoded by the exons ATGGCAGCCTCCGACGAGCTCCAGTTCCACG AGTTCGACGAGGCGGCCGACTTGCTGGCCATGGACCCGGACGCCACGACCACCAGCCTGAGCGGGCGGCAAAGCCAGGTGGCCGTGAACCTGGGCTCCAgcgaggagggggagctgggggaggagaccGATAAAACCGAG CTCCTGAGCGgccagaagcagcagcctggATTCTGGACCTTCCAATATTACCAGACGTTCTTCGACGTCGACAGCCACCAG GTGCTGGCCAGGCTCAAGGGGTCCCTGCTGCCGCTGCCCGGGAAGAACTTTGTGCAGCACCATTTACGGAACAACCCCGACCTGTACG GGCCCTTCTGGATCTGCGCCACGCTGGCCTTCACGCTCGCTGCCAGCAGCAACGTGGCCAGCGCCTTGGAGAGACGGAGCGACCCCTCCTTCCGCTACAGCCCCCAGTTCCACAAAG tgccgGTGGCGGGCGCCGTGGTCTACTGCTACGCCTGGCTGGCGCCCCTGGCGCTCTGGGGCTACCTGCAGTGGCGCAAAGGGCTCAGCGGCCAGGTGGACTCCTACAGCTTCCTGGAGACGGCCTGTGTGTACGGCTACTCGCTCTTCGCCTACATCCCCGCCtcg ATCCTGTGGCTGCTCCCGGCCGCCTGGctccagtggctgctgctggcctgtgCCGCGGCGCTCTCCGGCTCCGTGCTGGTGCTCGCCTTCTGGCCGCTGCTCCGCGCCGACAGCAGGGTGGCCGCGCTGGCCCTGCTGGCCGCCATCCTCGCGCTCCACGTGCTGCTGGCTGTCGGCTGCAAG CTCTATTTTTTCCAGGTGCCGCACAGCACGGCCCATCCCTCGCCCCCGCAGCCCAAGGTGCCACCTCCGGGCCCGGCCAACACCTCAGGCCCCCTGCACCAGTGA
- the YIPF2 gene encoding protein YIPF2 isoform X2 yields the protein MPLPAQAGPRGAAPPCPLPASVSPAGAHGPGAPEAIGAGGGVAPPGAGQDPAAGKLGGGCSLVPAPPAPRAPGQPPPPPGSFCHVGRAGARRPARSQGLAPPGRLELGGRIPHSAGGAGNRGDSGCRWRPVGPGAGPCPAPRPPSREPRSPQATALPPPVTRPFALPPQRWPQPAAMAASDELQFHEFDEAADLLAMDPDATTTSLSGRQSQVAVNLGSSEEGELGEETDKTELLSGQKQQPGFWTFQYYQTFFDVDSHQVLARLKGSLLPLPGKNFVQHHLRNNPDLYGPFWICATLAFTLAASSNVASALERRSDPSFRYSPQFHKVPVAGAVVYCYAWLAPLALWGYLQWRKGLSGQVDSYSFLETACVYGYSLFAYIPASILWLLPAAWLQWLLLACAAALSGSVLVLAFWPLLRADSRVAALALLAAILALHVLLAVGCKVPHSTAHPSPPQPKVPPPGPANTSGPLHQ from the exons atgcccctccccgcccaggcagggccccgcggcgctgctccgccctgcccgctccctgcctcagtttcccccgctgGGGCCCACGGGCCCGGGGCACCCGAAGCAatcggcgcgggggggggggtcgcaccCCCAGGAGCGGGGCAGGACCCCGCGGCCggaaagctgggggggggctgcagccttgtcccggcccccccggccccgcgcgcccctggccagccccccccccccccaggcagcttcTGCCACGTTGGCAGGGCAGGTGCGCGCCGCCCCGCCCgctcccagggcctggcccccccgGGGCGattagagctggggggcaggatccCACACTCGGCCGGGGGTGCAGGGAACCGGGGTGACTCCGGATGTCGCTGGCGCCCAGTGGGACCGGGGGCAGGACCCTGCCCGGCGCCTCGCCCCCCCTCGCGGGAGCCGCGGAGTCCCCAGGCCACAGCGCTTCCCCCGCCCGTCACACGCCCCTTTGCTTTGCCCCCGCAGCGGTGGCCCCAGCCCGCGGCGATGGCAGCCTCCGACGAGCTCCAGTTCCACG AGTTCGACGAGGCGGCCGACTTGCTGGCCATGGACCCGGACGCCACGACCACCAGCCTGAGCGGGCGGCAAAGCCAGGTGGCCGTGAACCTGGGCTCCAgcgaggagggggagctgggggaggagaccGATAAAACCGAG CTCCTGAGCGgccagaagcagcagcctggATTCTGGACCTTCCAATATTACCAGACGTTCTTCGACGTCGACAGCCACCAG GTGCTGGCCAGGCTCAAGGGGTCCCTGCTGCCGCTGCCCGGGAAGAACTTTGTGCAGCACCATTTACGGAACAACCCCGACCTGTACG GGCCCTTCTGGATCTGCGCCACGCTGGCCTTCACGCTCGCTGCCAGCAGCAACGTGGCCAGCGCCTTGGAGAGACGGAGCGACCCCTCCTTCCGCTACAGCCCCCAGTTCCACAAAG tgccgGTGGCGGGCGCCGTGGTCTACTGCTACGCCTGGCTGGCGCCCCTGGCGCTCTGGGGCTACCTGCAGTGGCGCAAAGGGCTCAGCGGCCAGGTGGACTCCTACAGCTTCCTGGAGACGGCCTGTGTGTACGGCTACTCGCTCTTCGCCTACATCCCCGCCtcg ATCCTGTGGCTGCTCCCGGCCGCCTGGctccagtggctgctgctggcctgtgCCGCGGCGCTCTCCGGCTCCGTGCTGGTGCTCGCCTTCTGGCCGCTGCTCCGCGCCGACAGCAGGGTGGCCGCGCTGGCCCTGCTGGCCGCCATCCTCGCGCTCCACGTGCTGCTGGCTGTCGGCTGCAAG GTGCCGCACAGCACGGCCCATCCCTCGCCCCCGCAGCCCAAGGTGCCACCTCCGGGCCCGGCCAACACCTCAGGCCCCCTGCACCAGTGA
- the YIPF2 gene encoding protein YIPF2 isoform X1, producing MPLPAQAGPRGAAPPCPLPASVSPAGAHGPGAPEAIGAGGGVAPPGAGQDPAAGKLGGGCSLVPAPPAPRAPGQPPPPPGSFCHVGRAGARRPARSQGLAPPGRLELGGRIPHSAGGAGNRGDSGCRWRPVGPGAGPCPAPRPPSREPRSPQATALPPPVTRPFALPPQRWPQPAAMAASDELQFHEFDEAADLLAMDPDATTTSLSGRQSQVAVNLGSSEEGELGEETDKTELLSGQKQQPGFWTFQYYQTFFDVDSHQVLARLKGSLLPLPGKNFVQHHLRNNPDLYGPFWICATLAFTLAASSNVASALERRSDPSFRYSPQFHKVPVAGAVVYCYAWLAPLALWGYLQWRKGLSGQVDSYSFLETACVYGYSLFAYIPASILWLLPAAWLQWLLLACAAALSGSVLVLAFWPLLRADSRVAALALLAAILALHVLLAVGCKLYFFQVPHSTAHPSPPQPKVPPPGPANTSGPLHQ from the exons atgcccctccccgcccaggcagggccccgcggcgctgctccgccctgcccgctccctgcctcagtttcccccgctgGGGCCCACGGGCCCGGGGCACCCGAAGCAatcggcgcgggggggggggtcgcaccCCCAGGAGCGGGGCAGGACCCCGCGGCCggaaagctgggggggggctgcagccttgtcccggcccccccggccccgcgcgcccctggccagccccccccccccccaggcagcttcTGCCACGTTGGCAGGGCAGGTGCGCGCCGCCCCGCCCgctcccagggcctggcccccccgGGGCGattagagctggggggcaggatccCACACTCGGCCGGGGGTGCAGGGAACCGGGGTGACTCCGGATGTCGCTGGCGCCCAGTGGGACCGGGGGCAGGACCCTGCCCGGCGCCTCGCCCCCCCTCGCGGGAGCCGCGGAGTCCCCAGGCCACAGCGCTTCCCCCGCCCGTCACACGCCCCTTTGCTTTGCCCCCGCAGCGGTGGCCCCAGCCCGCGGCGATGGCAGCCTCCGACGAGCTCCAGTTCCACG AGTTCGACGAGGCGGCCGACTTGCTGGCCATGGACCCGGACGCCACGACCACCAGCCTGAGCGGGCGGCAAAGCCAGGTGGCCGTGAACCTGGGCTCCAgcgaggagggggagctgggggaggagaccGATAAAACCGAG CTCCTGAGCGgccagaagcagcagcctggATTCTGGACCTTCCAATATTACCAGACGTTCTTCGACGTCGACAGCCACCAG GTGCTGGCCAGGCTCAAGGGGTCCCTGCTGCCGCTGCCCGGGAAGAACTTTGTGCAGCACCATTTACGGAACAACCCCGACCTGTACG GGCCCTTCTGGATCTGCGCCACGCTGGCCTTCACGCTCGCTGCCAGCAGCAACGTGGCCAGCGCCTTGGAGAGACGGAGCGACCCCTCCTTCCGCTACAGCCCCCAGTTCCACAAAG tgccgGTGGCGGGCGCCGTGGTCTACTGCTACGCCTGGCTGGCGCCCCTGGCGCTCTGGGGCTACCTGCAGTGGCGCAAAGGGCTCAGCGGCCAGGTGGACTCCTACAGCTTCCTGGAGACGGCCTGTGTGTACGGCTACTCGCTCTTCGCCTACATCCCCGCCtcg ATCCTGTGGCTGCTCCCGGCCGCCTGGctccagtggctgctgctggcctgtgCCGCGGCGCTCTCCGGCTCCGTGCTGGTGCTCGCCTTCTGGCCGCTGCTCCGCGCCGACAGCAGGGTGGCCGCGCTGGCCCTGCTGGCCGCCATCCTCGCGCTCCACGTGCTGCTGGCTGTCGGCTGCAAG CTCTATTTTTTCCAGGTGCCGCACAGCACGGCCCATCCCTCGCCCCCGCAGCCCAAGGTGCCACCTCCGGGCCCGGCCAACACCTCAGGCCCCCTGCACCAGTGA
- the TIMM29 gene encoding mitochondrial import inner membrane translocase subunit Tim29, protein MVSPGPSPTRGRAGTTSGPAMAGGGSRWQRIGTSRLGLWCRSLLHDYADACRDVALGARERPGKAGLYLSLLAGATVCSLKVPCEPSFEASLLEAAGTLLLLSPWVRNGGSEGHVQRLMKLRNQGQLRYQSLVFFSLVYQAPFDAEAALYQAHCKHLQPRWTEFPGRILDVGFLGRWWVLSLKMKDPDINEEEFKYLPGHLRTISAKSLRSEANEKLFEEKYKPVILTEEQIEQAEKEQSPHAA, encoded by the exons atggtctcgcccggtccgtcccCGACTCGCGGCCGGGCGGGAACCACTTCCGGTCCGGCcatggcggggggcgggagccGCTGGCAGCGGATCGGCACCAGCCGCCTAG GGCTGTGGTGCCGGAGCCTGCTGCACGACTACGCCGACGCCTGCCGGGACGTGGCCCTGGGCGCCAGGGAGCGGCCTGGGAAAGCCGGCCTGTACCTCTCGCTGCTGGCCGGAGCCACCGTCTGCAGCCTCAAGGTCCCCTGCGAACCCTCCTTTGAGGCCTCCCTGCTGGAAGCCGcgggcaccctcctcctcctctccccctgggtcCGGAACGGCGGCTCCGAGGGGCACGTCCAGCGCCTCATGAAGCTCCGGAACCAAGGGCAGCTGCGCTACCAGAGCCTGGTCTTCTTCTCCCTCGTCTACCAGGCCCCGTTCGATGCGGAAGCTGCTCTGTACCAGGCCCACTGCAAACACCTGCAGCCCCGCTGGACGGAGTTTCCTGGACGGATCCTGGACGTGGGATTCCTGGGACGCTGGTGGGTTTTAAGTTTGAAAATGAAGGATCCGGACATCAACGAAGAGGAGTTCAAATATCTCCCCGGGCACCTCAGGACCATCTCGGCCAAGAGCCTCCGCTCGGAGGCCAATGAAAAACTCTTTGAGGAGAAGTACAAGCCTGTCATCCTGACGGAGGAGCAGATCGAGCAGGCGGAAAAGGAGCAGTCGCCTCACGCAGCCTGA